In a single window of the Diachasmimorpha longicaudata isolate KC_UGA_2023 chromosome 16, iyDiaLong2, whole genome shotgun sequence genome:
- the LOC135170127 gene encoding steroid hormone receptor ERR1 isoform X4 produces MYDNTAMDAWIYDVVCMMSGNASENMITNNRVLPGIKQEVDNPTTPSQSYHQVTIKMDMGDYSGGRASPGSPEMQHCSSTTQPLGTPEGVIKEEDIVPRRVCLVCGDVASGFHYGVASCEACKAFFKRTIQASNFTGNIEYTCPANGECEINKRRRKACQACRFQKCLRQGMLKEGVRLDRVRGGRQKYRRATDPYLPVKTVALEANVGLSGTGEITNNKMIEALIACEPDTLQVFNLTHTLDTDQRVLGQLSDLYDRELVGIIGWAKQIPGFSGLALNDQMRLLQSTWAEILTFSLAWRSIPNAGRLRFAQDFTLDERLARECHCTELFTHCIQIVERVQKLNLSREEFYILKALILTNSDIRLDEPQSLYRFRDSILNSLSDCVTAVKPGQTLRAIQNMFLVLPSLRQADGIVRRFWSSVYRTGKVPMNKLFVEMLEAASYR; encoded by the exons ATGTACGACAACACGGCTATGGATGCCTGGATTTACGATGTG GTCTGTATGATGTCTGGAAATGCATCAGAGAATATGATAACGAATAATAGAGTTTTACCTGGCATAAAGCAGGAAGTGGATAATCCAACGACACCAAGCCAGAGCTATCACCAG GTGACCATTAAGATGGATATGGGGGACTACAGTGGAGGAAGAGCGAGTCCTGGAAGTCCAGAAATGCAACACTGCTCTTCAACTACCCAACCATTAGGAACGCCAGag GGAGTCATTAAGGAAGAGGATATAGTGCCCAGGAGAGTGTGTCTAGTCTGTGGAGATGTGGCCAGTGGCTTTCATTATGGAGTTGCCTCTTGTGAGGCATGCAAagcattttttaaaagaacAATACAAG CAAGTAATTTTACAGGGAACATTGAGTATACGTGTCCTGCGAATGGAGAGTGTGAGATAAACAAGAGGAGAAGAAAAGCTTGTCAGGCCTGTAGATTCCAGAAATGCCTGAGACAAGGAATGCTGAAGGAAGGTGTTCGACTGGATCGAGTTAGAGGGGGAAGACAGAAGTACAGAAGAGCCACGGATCCATATCTTCCAGTAAAAACAGTTGCATTGGAAG CCAACGTAGGATTGTCAGGCACTGGAGAGATTACAA ataATAAAATGATTGAAGCCTTGATCGCGTGTGAACCGGACACCCTTCAAGTATTCAACCTTACTCATACGTTAGACACGGATCAACGGGTATTGGGACAGTTATCCGATCTGTATGATCGTGAGCTCGTTGGAATAATTG GATGGGCGAAACAAATACCAGGGTTCAGCGGTCTCGCCCTGAACGACCAAATGCGACTGCTCCAGAGCACATGGGCAGAAATTTTAACATTTAGTCTTGCGTGGAGAAGTATTCCCAATGCGGGAAGACTTAGATTCGCCCAGGATTTTACGTTGGATGAGAGACTTGCGAGAGAGTGTCATTGTACTGAACTTTTTACTCAT TGCATCCAAATAGTAGAACGAGTCCAGAAACTCAATCTCTCCCGAGAAGAATTCTATATTCTAAAGGCTTTAATCCTCACAAATAGTGACATACGACTAGACGAGCCACAATCTCTCTATCGTTTTCGTGATTCCATTCTCAACTCTTTATCAGACTGTGTGACAGCAGTGAAACCTGGCCAGACGCTGCGTGCAATTCAGAATATGTTCCTTGTACTGCCAAGTCTTCGTCAGGCAGATGGTATTGTTCGTAGATTCTGGTCTAGTGTTTACAGAACCGGTAAAGTGCCCATGAATAAGTTATTCGTCGAGATGTTGGAGGCTGCGAGTTATCGATGA
- the LOC135170127 gene encoding steroid hormone receptor ERR2 isoform X6 — MYDNTAMDAWIYDVVCMMSGNASENMITNNRVLPGIKQEVDNPTTPSQSYHQVCSPSTTIQPIAEVTIKMDMGDYSGGRASPGSPEMQHCSSTTQPLGTPEGVIKEEDIVPRRVCLVCGDVASGFHYGVASCEACKAFFKRTIQGNIEYTCPANGECEINKRRRKACQACRFQKCLRQGMLKEGVRLDRVRGGRQKYRRATDPYLPVKTVALEDNKMIEALIACEPDTLQVFNLTHTLDTDQRVLGQLSDLYDRELVGIIGWAKQIPGFSGLALNDQMRLLQSTWAEILTFSLAWRSIPNAGRLRFAQDFTLDERLARECHCTELFTHCIQIVERVQKLNLSREEFYILKALILTNSDIRLDEPQSLYRFRDSILNSLSDCVTAVKPGQTLRAIQNMFLVLPSLRQADGIVRRFWSSVYRTGKVPMNKLFVEMLEAASYR; from the exons ATGTACGACAACACGGCTATGGATGCCTGGATTTACGATGTG GTCTGTATGATGTCTGGAAATGCATCAGAGAATATGATAACGAATAATAGAGTTTTACCTGGCATAAAGCAGGAAGTGGATAATCCAACGACACCAAGCCAGAGCTATCACCAGGTTTGTTCACCCAGTACCACAATTCAACCAATTGCGGAG GTGACCATTAAGATGGATATGGGGGACTACAGTGGAGGAAGAGCGAGTCCTGGAAGTCCAGAAATGCAACACTGCTCTTCAACTACCCAACCATTAGGAACGCCAGag GGAGTCATTAAGGAAGAGGATATAGTGCCCAGGAGAGTGTGTCTAGTCTGTGGAGATGTGGCCAGTGGCTTTCATTATGGAGTTGCCTCTTGTGAGGCATGCAAagcattttttaaaagaacAATACAAG GGAACATTGAGTATACGTGTCCTGCGAATGGAGAGTGTGAGATAAACAAGAGGAGAAGAAAAGCTTGTCAGGCCTGTAGATTCCAGAAATGCCTGAGACAAGGAATGCTGAAGGAAGGTGTTCGACTGGATCGAGTTAGAGGGGGAAGACAGAAGTACAGAAGAGCCACGGATCCATATCTTCCAGTAAAAACAGTTGCATTGGAAG ataATAAAATGATTGAAGCCTTGATCGCGTGTGAACCGGACACCCTTCAAGTATTCAACCTTACTCATACGTTAGACACGGATCAACGGGTATTGGGACAGTTATCCGATCTGTATGATCGTGAGCTCGTTGGAATAATTG GATGGGCGAAACAAATACCAGGGTTCAGCGGTCTCGCCCTGAACGACCAAATGCGACTGCTCCAGAGCACATGGGCAGAAATTTTAACATTTAGTCTTGCGTGGAGAAGTATTCCCAATGCGGGAAGACTTAGATTCGCCCAGGATTTTACGTTGGATGAGAGACTTGCGAGAGAGTGTCATTGTACTGAACTTTTTACTCAT TGCATCCAAATAGTAGAACGAGTCCAGAAACTCAATCTCTCCCGAGAAGAATTCTATATTCTAAAGGCTTTAATCCTCACAAATAGTGACATACGACTAGACGAGCCACAATCTCTCTATCGTTTTCGTGATTCCATTCTCAACTCTTTATCAGACTGTGTGACAGCAGTGAAACCTGGCCAGACGCTGCGTGCAATTCAGAATATGTTCCTTGTACTGCCAAGTCTTCGTCAGGCAGATGGTATTGTTCGTAGATTCTGGTCTAGTGTTTACAGAACCGGTAAAGTGCCCATGAATAAGTTATTCGTCGAGATGTTGGAGGCTGCGAGTTATCGATGA
- the LOC135170127 gene encoding steroid hormone receptor ERR1 isoform X9, with amino-acid sequence MYDNTAMDAWIYDVVCMMSGNASENMITNNRVLPGIKQEVDNPTTPSQSYHQVCSPSTTIQPIAEVTIKMDMGDYSGGRASPGSPEMQHCSSTTQPLGTPEGVIKEEDIVPRRVCLVCGDVASGFHYGVASCEACKAFFKRTIQASNFTGNIEYTCPANGECEINKRRRKACQACRFQKCLRQGMLKEGVRLDRVRGGRQKYRRATDPYLPVKTVALEANVGLSGTGEITNNKMIEALIACEPDTLQVFNLTHTLDTDQRVLGQLSDLYDRELVGIIGWAKQIPGFSGLALNDQMRLLQSTWAEILTFSLAWRSIPNAGRLRFAQDFTLDERLARECHCTELFTHCIQIVERVQKLNLSREEFYILKALILTNSDIRLDEPQSLYRFRDSILNSLSDCVTAVKPGQTLRAIQNMFLVLPSLRQADGIVRRFWSSVYRTGKVPMNKLFVEMLEAASYR; translated from the exons ATGTACGACAACACGGCTATGGATGCCTGGATTTACGATGTG GTCTGTATGATGTCTGGAAATGCATCAGAGAATATGATAACGAATAATAGAGTTTTACCTGGCATAAAGCAGGAAGTGGATAATCCAACGACACCAAGCCAGAGCTATCACCAGGTTTGTTCACCCAGTACCACAATTCAACCAATTGCGGAG GTGACCATTAAGATGGATATGGGGGACTACAGTGGAGGAAGAGCGAGTCCTGGAAGTCCAGAAATGCAACACTGCTCTTCAACTACCCAACCATTAGGAACGCCAGag GGAGTCATTAAGGAAGAGGATATAGTGCCCAGGAGAGTGTGTCTAGTCTGTGGAGATGTGGCCAGTGGCTTTCATTATGGAGTTGCCTCTTGTGAGGCATGCAAagcattttttaaaagaacAATACAAG CAAGTAATTTTACAGGGAACATTGAGTATACGTGTCCTGCGAATGGAGAGTGTGAGATAAACAAGAGGAGAAGAAAAGCTTGTCAGGCCTGTAGATTCCAGAAATGCCTGAGACAAGGAATGCTGAAGGAAGGTGTTCGACTGGATCGAGTTAGAGGGGGAAGACAGAAGTACAGAAGAGCCACGGATCCATATCTTCCAGTAAAAACAGTTGCATTGGAAG CCAACGTAGGATTGTCAGGCACTGGAGAGATTACAA ataATAAAATGATTGAAGCCTTGATCGCGTGTGAACCGGACACCCTTCAAGTATTCAACCTTACTCATACGTTAGACACGGATCAACGGGTATTGGGACAGTTATCCGATCTGTATGATCGTGAGCTCGTTGGAATAATTG GATGGGCGAAACAAATACCAGGGTTCAGCGGTCTCGCCCTGAACGACCAAATGCGACTGCTCCAGAGCACATGGGCAGAAATTTTAACATTTAGTCTTGCGTGGAGAAGTATTCCCAATGCGGGAAGACTTAGATTCGCCCAGGATTTTACGTTGGATGAGAGACTTGCGAGAGAGTGTCATTGTACTGAACTTTTTACTCAT TGCATCCAAATAGTAGAACGAGTCCAGAAACTCAATCTCTCCCGAGAAGAATTCTATATTCTAAAGGCTTTAATCCTCACAAATAGTGACATACGACTAGACGAGCCACAATCTCTCTATCGTTTTCGTGATTCCATTCTCAACTCTTTATCAGACTGTGTGACAGCAGTGAAACCTGGCCAGACGCTGCGTGCAATTCAGAATATGTTCCTTGTACTGCCAAGTCTTCGTCAGGCAGATGGTATTGTTCGTAGATTCTGGTCTAGTGTTTACAGAACCGGTAAAGTGCCCATGAATAAGTTATTCGTCGAGATGTTGGAGGCTGCGAGTTATCGATGA
- the LOC135170127 gene encoding steroid hormone receptor ERR2 isoform X3: MYDNTAMDAWIYDVVCMMSGNASENMITNNRVLPGIKQEVDNPTTPSQSYHQVCSPSTTIQPIAEVTIKMDMGDYSGGRASPGSPEMQHCSSTTQPLGTPEGVIKEEDIVPRRVCLVCGDVASGFHYGVASCEACKAFFKRTIQASNFTGNIEYTCPANGECEINKRRRKACQACRFQKCLRQGMLKEGVRLDRVRGGRQKYRRATDPYLPVKTVALEDNKMIEALIACEPDTLQVFNLTHTLDTDQRVLGQLSDLYDRELVGIIGWAKQIPGFSGLALNDQMRLLQSTWAEILTFSLAWRSIPNAGRLRFAQDFTLDERLARECHCTELFTHCIQIVERVQKLNLSREEFYILKALILTNSDIRLDEPQSLYRFRDSILNSLSDCVTAVKPGQTLRAIQNMFLVLPSLRQADGIVRRFWSSVYRTGKVPMNKLFVEMLEAASYR; the protein is encoded by the exons ATGTACGACAACACGGCTATGGATGCCTGGATTTACGATGTG GTCTGTATGATGTCTGGAAATGCATCAGAGAATATGATAACGAATAATAGAGTTTTACCTGGCATAAAGCAGGAAGTGGATAATCCAACGACACCAAGCCAGAGCTATCACCAGGTTTGTTCACCCAGTACCACAATTCAACCAATTGCGGAG GTGACCATTAAGATGGATATGGGGGACTACAGTGGAGGAAGAGCGAGTCCTGGAAGTCCAGAAATGCAACACTGCTCTTCAACTACCCAACCATTAGGAACGCCAGag GGAGTCATTAAGGAAGAGGATATAGTGCCCAGGAGAGTGTGTCTAGTCTGTGGAGATGTGGCCAGTGGCTTTCATTATGGAGTTGCCTCTTGTGAGGCATGCAAagcattttttaaaagaacAATACAAG CAAGTAATTTTACAGGGAACATTGAGTATACGTGTCCTGCGAATGGAGAGTGTGAGATAAACAAGAGGAGAAGAAAAGCTTGTCAGGCCTGTAGATTCCAGAAATGCCTGAGACAAGGAATGCTGAAGGAAGGTGTTCGACTGGATCGAGTTAGAGGGGGAAGACAGAAGTACAGAAGAGCCACGGATCCATATCTTCCAGTAAAAACAGTTGCATTGGAAG ataATAAAATGATTGAAGCCTTGATCGCGTGTGAACCGGACACCCTTCAAGTATTCAACCTTACTCATACGTTAGACACGGATCAACGGGTATTGGGACAGTTATCCGATCTGTATGATCGTGAGCTCGTTGGAATAATTG GATGGGCGAAACAAATACCAGGGTTCAGCGGTCTCGCCCTGAACGACCAAATGCGACTGCTCCAGAGCACATGGGCAGAAATTTTAACATTTAGTCTTGCGTGGAGAAGTATTCCCAATGCGGGAAGACTTAGATTCGCCCAGGATTTTACGTTGGATGAGAGACTTGCGAGAGAGTGTCATTGTACTGAACTTTTTACTCAT TGCATCCAAATAGTAGAACGAGTCCAGAAACTCAATCTCTCCCGAGAAGAATTCTATATTCTAAAGGCTTTAATCCTCACAAATAGTGACATACGACTAGACGAGCCACAATCTCTCTATCGTTTTCGTGATTCCATTCTCAACTCTTTATCAGACTGTGTGACAGCAGTGAAACCTGGCCAGACGCTGCGTGCAATTCAGAATATGTTCCTTGTACTGCCAAGTCTTCGTCAGGCAGATGGTATTGTTCGTAGATTCTGGTCTAGTGTTTACAGAACCGGTAAAGTGCCCATGAATAAGTTATTCGTCGAGATGTTGGAGGCTGCGAGTTATCGATGA
- the LOC135170127 gene encoding steroid hormone receptor ERR1 isoform X2 → MYDNTAMDAWIYDVVCMMSGNASENMITNNRVLPGIKQEVDNPTTPSQSYHQVCSPSTTIQPIAEVTIKMDMGDYSGGRASPGSPEMQHCSSTTQPLGTPEGVIKEEDIVPRRVCLVCGDVASGFHYGVASCEACKAFFKRTIQGNIEYTCPANGECEINKRRRKACQACRFQKCLRQGMLKEGVRLDRVRGGRQKYRRATDPYLPVKTVALEANVGLSGTGEITNNKMIEALIACEPDTLQVFNLTHTLDTDQRVLGQLSDLYDRELVGIIGWAKQIPGFSGLALNDQMRLLQSTWAEILTFSLAWRSIPNAGRLRFAQDFTLDERLARECHCTELFTHCIQIVERVQKLNLSREEFYILKALILTNSDIRLDEPQSLYRFRDSILNSLSDCVTAVKPGQTLRAIQNMFLVLPSLRQADGIVRRFWSSVYRTGKVPMNKLFVEMLEAASYR, encoded by the exons ATGTACGACAACACGGCTATGGATGCCTGGATTTACGATGTG GTCTGTATGATGTCTGGAAATGCATCAGAGAATATGATAACGAATAATAGAGTTTTACCTGGCATAAAGCAGGAAGTGGATAATCCAACGACACCAAGCCAGAGCTATCACCAGGTTTGTTCACCCAGTACCACAATTCAACCAATTGCGGAG GTGACCATTAAGATGGATATGGGGGACTACAGTGGAGGAAGAGCGAGTCCTGGAAGTCCAGAAATGCAACACTGCTCTTCAACTACCCAACCATTAGGAACGCCAGag GGAGTCATTAAGGAAGAGGATATAGTGCCCAGGAGAGTGTGTCTAGTCTGTGGAGATGTGGCCAGTGGCTTTCATTATGGAGTTGCCTCTTGTGAGGCATGCAAagcattttttaaaagaacAATACAAG GGAACATTGAGTATACGTGTCCTGCGAATGGAGAGTGTGAGATAAACAAGAGGAGAAGAAAAGCTTGTCAGGCCTGTAGATTCCAGAAATGCCTGAGACAAGGAATGCTGAAGGAAGGTGTTCGACTGGATCGAGTTAGAGGGGGAAGACAGAAGTACAGAAGAGCCACGGATCCATATCTTCCAGTAAAAACAGTTGCATTGGAAG CCAACGTAGGATTGTCAGGCACTGGAGAGATTACAA ataATAAAATGATTGAAGCCTTGATCGCGTGTGAACCGGACACCCTTCAAGTATTCAACCTTACTCATACGTTAGACACGGATCAACGGGTATTGGGACAGTTATCCGATCTGTATGATCGTGAGCTCGTTGGAATAATTG GATGGGCGAAACAAATACCAGGGTTCAGCGGTCTCGCCCTGAACGACCAAATGCGACTGCTCCAGAGCACATGGGCAGAAATTTTAACATTTAGTCTTGCGTGGAGAAGTATTCCCAATGCGGGAAGACTTAGATTCGCCCAGGATTTTACGTTGGATGAGAGACTTGCGAGAGAGTGTCATTGTACTGAACTTTTTACTCAT TGCATCCAAATAGTAGAACGAGTCCAGAAACTCAATCTCTCCCGAGAAGAATTCTATATTCTAAAGGCTTTAATCCTCACAAATAGTGACATACGACTAGACGAGCCACAATCTCTCTATCGTTTTCGTGATTCCATTCTCAACTCTTTATCAGACTGTGTGACAGCAGTGAAACCTGGCCAGACGCTGCGTGCAATTCAGAATATGTTCCTTGTACTGCCAAGTCTTCGTCAGGCAGATGGTATTGTTCGTAGATTCTGGTCTAGTGTTTACAGAACCGGTAAAGTGCCCATGAATAAGTTATTCGTCGAGATGTTGGAGGCTGCGAGTTATCGATGA
- the LOC135170127 gene encoding steroid hormone receptor ERR1 isoform X1 — translation MYDNTAMDAWIYDVVCMMSGNASENMITNNRVLPGIKQEVDNPTTPSQSYHQVCSPSTTIQPIAEMDMGDYSGGRASPGSPEMQHCSSTTQPLGTPEGVIKEEDIVPRRVCLVCGDVASGFHYGVASCEACKAFFKRTIQASNFTGNIEYTCPANGECEINKRRRKACQACRFQKCLRQGMLKEGVRLDRVRGGRQKYRRATDPYLPVKTVALEANVGLSGTGEITNNKMIEALIACEPDTLQVFNLTHTLDTDQRVLGQLSDLYDRELVGIIGWAKQIPGFSGLALNDQMRLLQSTWAEILTFSLAWRSIPNAGRLRFAQDFTLDERLARECHCTELFTHCIQIVERVQKLNLSREEFYILKALILTNSDIRLDEPQSLYRFRDSILNSLSDCVTAVKPGQTLRAIQNMFLVLPSLRQADGIVRRFWSSVYRTGKVPMNKLFVEMLEAASYR, via the exons ATGTACGACAACACGGCTATGGATGCCTGGATTTACGATGTG GTCTGTATGATGTCTGGAAATGCATCAGAGAATATGATAACGAATAATAGAGTTTTACCTGGCATAAAGCAGGAAGTGGATAATCCAACGACACCAAGCCAGAGCTATCACCAGGTTTGTTCACCCAGTACCACAATTCAACCAATTGCGGAG ATGGATATGGGGGACTACAGTGGAGGAAGAGCGAGTCCTGGAAGTCCAGAAATGCAACACTGCTCTTCAACTACCCAACCATTAGGAACGCCAGag GGAGTCATTAAGGAAGAGGATATAGTGCCCAGGAGAGTGTGTCTAGTCTGTGGAGATGTGGCCAGTGGCTTTCATTATGGAGTTGCCTCTTGTGAGGCATGCAAagcattttttaaaagaacAATACAAG CAAGTAATTTTACAGGGAACATTGAGTATACGTGTCCTGCGAATGGAGAGTGTGAGATAAACAAGAGGAGAAGAAAAGCTTGTCAGGCCTGTAGATTCCAGAAATGCCTGAGACAAGGAATGCTGAAGGAAGGTGTTCGACTGGATCGAGTTAGAGGGGGAAGACAGAAGTACAGAAGAGCCACGGATCCATATCTTCCAGTAAAAACAGTTGCATTGGAAG CCAACGTAGGATTGTCAGGCACTGGAGAGATTACAA ataATAAAATGATTGAAGCCTTGATCGCGTGTGAACCGGACACCCTTCAAGTATTCAACCTTACTCATACGTTAGACACGGATCAACGGGTATTGGGACAGTTATCCGATCTGTATGATCGTGAGCTCGTTGGAATAATTG GATGGGCGAAACAAATACCAGGGTTCAGCGGTCTCGCCCTGAACGACCAAATGCGACTGCTCCAGAGCACATGGGCAGAAATTTTAACATTTAGTCTTGCGTGGAGAAGTATTCCCAATGCGGGAAGACTTAGATTCGCCCAGGATTTTACGTTGGATGAGAGACTTGCGAGAGAGTGTCATTGTACTGAACTTTTTACTCAT TGCATCCAAATAGTAGAACGAGTCCAGAAACTCAATCTCTCCCGAGAAGAATTCTATATTCTAAAGGCTTTAATCCTCACAAATAGTGACATACGACTAGACGAGCCACAATCTCTCTATCGTTTTCGTGATTCCATTCTCAACTCTTTATCAGACTGTGTGACAGCAGTGAAACCTGGCCAGACGCTGCGTGCAATTCAGAATATGTTCCTTGTACTGCCAAGTCTTCGTCAGGCAGATGGTATTGTTCGTAGATTCTGGTCTAGTGTTTACAGAACCGGTAAAGTGCCCATGAATAAGTTATTCGTCGAGATGTTGGAGGCTGCGAGTTATCGATGA
- the LOC135170127 gene encoding steroid hormone receptor ERR1 isoform X5 — MMSGNASENMITNNRVLPGIKQEVDNPTTPSQSYHQVCSPSTTIQPIAEVTIKMDMGDYSGGRASPGSPEMQHCSSTTQPLGTPEGVIKEEDIVPRRVCLVCGDVASGFHYGVASCEACKAFFKRTIQASNFTGNIEYTCPANGECEINKRRRKACQACRFQKCLRQGMLKEGVRLDRVRGGRQKYRRATDPYLPVKTVALEANVGLSGTGEITNNKMIEALIACEPDTLQVFNLTHTLDTDQRVLGQLSDLYDRELVGIIGWAKQIPGFSGLALNDQMRLLQSTWAEILTFSLAWRSIPNAGRLRFAQDFTLDERLARECHCTELFTHCIQIVERVQKLNLSREEFYILKALILTNSDIRLDEPQSLYRFRDSILNSLSDCVTAVKPGQTLRAIQNMFLVLPSLRQADGIVRRFWSSVYRTGKVPMNKLFVEMLEAASYR, encoded by the exons ATGATGTCTGGAAATGCATCAGAGAATATGATAACGAATAATAGAGTTTTACCTGGCATAAAGCAGGAAGTGGATAATCCAACGACACCAAGCCAGAGCTATCACCAGGTTTGTTCACCCAGTACCACAATTCAACCAATTGCGGAG GTGACCATTAAGATGGATATGGGGGACTACAGTGGAGGAAGAGCGAGTCCTGGAAGTCCAGAAATGCAACACTGCTCTTCAACTACCCAACCATTAGGAACGCCAGag GGAGTCATTAAGGAAGAGGATATAGTGCCCAGGAGAGTGTGTCTAGTCTGTGGAGATGTGGCCAGTGGCTTTCATTATGGAGTTGCCTCTTGTGAGGCATGCAAagcattttttaaaagaacAATACAAG CAAGTAATTTTACAGGGAACATTGAGTATACGTGTCCTGCGAATGGAGAGTGTGAGATAAACAAGAGGAGAAGAAAAGCTTGTCAGGCCTGTAGATTCCAGAAATGCCTGAGACAAGGAATGCTGAAGGAAGGTGTTCGACTGGATCGAGTTAGAGGGGGAAGACAGAAGTACAGAAGAGCCACGGATCCATATCTTCCAGTAAAAACAGTTGCATTGGAAG CCAACGTAGGATTGTCAGGCACTGGAGAGATTACAA ataATAAAATGATTGAAGCCTTGATCGCGTGTGAACCGGACACCCTTCAAGTATTCAACCTTACTCATACGTTAGACACGGATCAACGGGTATTGGGACAGTTATCCGATCTGTATGATCGTGAGCTCGTTGGAATAATTG GATGGGCGAAACAAATACCAGGGTTCAGCGGTCTCGCCCTGAACGACCAAATGCGACTGCTCCAGAGCACATGGGCAGAAATTTTAACATTTAGTCTTGCGTGGAGAAGTATTCCCAATGCGGGAAGACTTAGATTCGCCCAGGATTTTACGTTGGATGAGAGACTTGCGAGAGAGTGTCATTGTACTGAACTTTTTACTCAT TGCATCCAAATAGTAGAACGAGTCCAGAAACTCAATCTCTCCCGAGAAGAATTCTATATTCTAAAGGCTTTAATCCTCACAAATAGTGACATACGACTAGACGAGCCACAATCTCTCTATCGTTTTCGTGATTCCATTCTCAACTCTTTATCAGACTGTGTGACAGCAGTGAAACCTGGCCAGACGCTGCGTGCAATTCAGAATATGTTCCTTGTACTGCCAAGTCTTCGTCAGGCAGATGGTATTGTTCGTAGATTCTGGTCTAGTGTTTACAGAACCGGTAAAGTGCCCATGAATAAGTTATTCGTCGAGATGTTGGAGGCTGCGAGTTATCGATGA
- the LOC135170127 gene encoding steroid hormone receptor ERR1 isoform X7 — protein MMSGNASENMITNNRVLPGIKQEVDNPTTPSQSYHQVTIKMDMGDYSGGRASPGSPEMQHCSSTTQPLGTPEGVIKEEDIVPRRVCLVCGDVASGFHYGVASCEACKAFFKRTIQASNFTGNIEYTCPANGECEINKRRRKACQACRFQKCLRQGMLKEGVRLDRVRGGRQKYRRATDPYLPVKTVALEANVGLSGTGEITNNKMIEALIACEPDTLQVFNLTHTLDTDQRVLGQLSDLYDRELVGIIGWAKQIPGFSGLALNDQMRLLQSTWAEILTFSLAWRSIPNAGRLRFAQDFTLDERLARECHCTELFTHCIQIVERVQKLNLSREEFYILKALILTNSDIRLDEPQSLYRFRDSILNSLSDCVTAVKPGQTLRAIQNMFLVLPSLRQADGIVRRFWSSVYRTGKVPMNKLFVEMLEAASYR, from the exons ATGATGTCTGGAAATGCATCAGAGAATATGATAACGAATAATAGAGTTTTACCTGGCATAAAGCAGGAAGTGGATAATCCAACGACACCAAGCCAGAGCTATCACCAG GTGACCATTAAGATGGATATGGGGGACTACAGTGGAGGAAGAGCGAGTCCTGGAAGTCCAGAAATGCAACACTGCTCTTCAACTACCCAACCATTAGGAACGCCAGag GGAGTCATTAAGGAAGAGGATATAGTGCCCAGGAGAGTGTGTCTAGTCTGTGGAGATGTGGCCAGTGGCTTTCATTATGGAGTTGCCTCTTGTGAGGCATGCAAagcattttttaaaagaacAATACAAG CAAGTAATTTTACAGGGAACATTGAGTATACGTGTCCTGCGAATGGAGAGTGTGAGATAAACAAGAGGAGAAGAAAAGCTTGTCAGGCCTGTAGATTCCAGAAATGCCTGAGACAAGGAATGCTGAAGGAAGGTGTTCGACTGGATCGAGTTAGAGGGGGAAGACAGAAGTACAGAAGAGCCACGGATCCATATCTTCCAGTAAAAACAGTTGCATTGGAAG CCAACGTAGGATTGTCAGGCACTGGAGAGATTACAA ataATAAAATGATTGAAGCCTTGATCGCGTGTGAACCGGACACCCTTCAAGTATTCAACCTTACTCATACGTTAGACACGGATCAACGGGTATTGGGACAGTTATCCGATCTGTATGATCGTGAGCTCGTTGGAATAATTG GATGGGCGAAACAAATACCAGGGTTCAGCGGTCTCGCCCTGAACGACCAAATGCGACTGCTCCAGAGCACATGGGCAGAAATTTTAACATTTAGTCTTGCGTGGAGAAGTATTCCCAATGCGGGAAGACTTAGATTCGCCCAGGATTTTACGTTGGATGAGAGACTTGCGAGAGAGTGTCATTGTACTGAACTTTTTACTCAT TGCATCCAAATAGTAGAACGAGTCCAGAAACTCAATCTCTCCCGAGAAGAATTCTATATTCTAAAGGCTTTAATCCTCACAAATAGTGACATACGACTAGACGAGCCACAATCTCTCTATCGTTTTCGTGATTCCATTCTCAACTCTTTATCAGACTGTGTGACAGCAGTGAAACCTGGCCAGACGCTGCGTGCAATTCAGAATATGTTCCTTGTACTGCCAAGTCTTCGTCAGGCAGATGGTATTGTTCGTAGATTCTGGTCTAGTGTTTACAGAACCGGTAAAGTGCCCATGAATAAGTTATTCGTCGAGATGTTGGAGGCTGCGAGTTATCGATGA